From a region of the Rhinopithecus roxellana isolate Shanxi Qingling chromosome 8, ASM756505v1, whole genome shotgun sequence genome:
- the RPS27 gene encoding 40S ribosomal protein S27 isoform X2, with protein sequence MDVKCPGCYKITTVFSHAQTVVLCVGCSTVLCQPTGGKARLTEGCSFRRKQH encoded by the exons ATGGATGTGAAATGCCCAG GATGCTATAAAATCACCACGGTCTTTAGCCATGCACAAACGGTAGTTTTGTGTGTTGGCTGCTCCACTGTCCTCTGCCAGCCTACAGGAGGAAAAGCAAGGCTTACAGAAG GATGTTCCTTTAGGAGGAAGCAGCACTAA
- the RPS27 gene encoding 40S ribosomal protein S27 isoform X1, whose amino-acid sequence MPLAKDLLHPSPEEEKRKHKKKRLVQSPNSYFMDVKCPGCYKITTVFSHAQTVVLCVGCSTVLCQPTGGKARLTEGCSFRRKQH is encoded by the exons ATGCCT CTCGCAAAGGATCTCCTTCATCCCTCcccagaagaggagaagaggaaacacaAGAAGAAACGCCTGGTGCAGAGCCCCAATTCCTACTTCATGGATGTGAAATGCCCAG GATGCTATAAAATCACCACGGTCTTTAGCCATGCACAAACGGTAGTTTTGTGTGTTGGCTGCTCCACTGTCCTCTGCCAGCCTACAGGAGGAAAAGCAAGGCTTACAGAAG GATGTTCCTTTAGGAGGAAGCAGCACTAA